One window of Populus nigra chromosome 5, ddPopNigr1.1, whole genome shotgun sequence genomic DNA carries:
- the LOC133694895 gene encoding acetyl-CoA-benzylalcohol acetyltransferase-like, with product MEVQITSRKLIKPSVQTPPHLQILKLSILDQHAPPNYVPNIFYYTNANHEIENINTQKLVEQLEKSLLEVLTLFYPLAGRFIKDKLIVDCNDDGVEFLEAKADGDLTQILQQEPKPYELLRRLVPSLAESATSPLLAIQVNIFRCGGLAIGVLNSHRIAGRWTMSRFINAWATAHFHDQGISKVTPPTFVSPFIFPEGDLPSGRLRFPVPPPRMASKKTVTKIFRFDREAIEKLKSEVISGADSGVKHHPSRVEVVSALIWKALISVAKEKHGYLRSSSMSLPFNLRGKVGVPLDNQCGNLCRPIIARFDAKNQSKLVLSELVSLIGDAKRRASSECVKAINIPEMFSMVTNSFAEMFEELNKSEVDIFRFTSWCRMGLYEVNFGWGKPAWVSLVPPNIELTILNDTKSGDGIEAWLNLDEKDMIQLQQDPDIMAFTS from the coding sequence ATGGAGGTTCAAATCACATCAAGAAAGCTCATCAAGCCATCAGTTCAAACGCCTCCTCACCTTCAAATTCTGAAACTTTCGATTCTTGATCAGCATGCACCTCCAAATTATGTACCCAATATTTTCTACTACACCAATGCCAACCATGAaatagagaacatcaacacacAGAAGCTAGTTGAGCAGCTAGAGAAATCATTGTTAGAAGTCTTAACGCTCTTTTACCCTCTAGCAGGAAGATTCATCAAAGACAAACTCATAGTTGATTGTAATGATGATGGGGTAGAATTCTTGGAAGCTAAAGCTGATGGAGACCTCACTCAAATTCTCCAGCAAGAGCCCAAACCATATGAGCTGCTTCGTCGTTTGGTTCCTTCTTTAGCAGAATCTGCGACTAGTCCTTTATTAGCTATTCAAGTTAACATTTTCAGGTGTGGAGGGCTAGCAATCGGTGTGCTCAATTCGCACAGGATAGCTGGTAGATGGACCATGTCAAGATTTATCAATGCATGGGCTACAGCTCATTTTCATGATCAAGGGATTAGTAAAGTTACTCCTCCAACCTTCGTTTCACCATTTATCTTCCCGGAAGGAGATTTACCTTCCGGCAGGCTCAGGTTTCCAGTACCTCCACCTCGCATGGCTAGTAAGAAAACTGTCACCAAAATATTTCGGTTTGACAGGGAAGCAATAGAGAAACTGAAATCTGAAGTAATTAGCGGTGCTGATTCTGGAGTCAAGCATCACCCTTCGCGTGTGGAGGTGGTCTCAGCACTGATATGGAAAGCTCTCATTAGTGTGGCAAAAGAGAAGCATGGATACCTCAGGTCTTCTTCAATGAGTCTACCTTTCAATTTGAGAGGAAAAGTTGGTGTCCCGCTAGATAATCAATGTGGAAACCTTTGCAGGCCTATCATTGCTCGGTTCGATGCTAAAAATCAGAGCAAACTCGTGTTGAGTGAGCTTGTGAGTTTGATAGGAGATGCTAAGAGAAGAGCCAGTTCAGAATGCGTAAAGGCCATCAACATTCCTGAAATGTTTTCAATGGTGACTAATTCTTTTGCAGAGATGTTTGAAGAATTGAACAAAAGCGAGGTAGATATATTCAGGTTCACAAGCTGGTGTAGGATGGGCTTGTATGAAGTTAACTTTGGCTGGGGAAAGCCTGCATGGGTGAGTCTTGTGCCTCCAAATATAGAATTAACTATTCTGAATGATACTAAATCTGGTGATGGAATTGAAGCTTGGTTGAACTTAGATGAAAAGGACATGATTCAGCTCCAACAAGATCCAGATATCATGGCCTTCACTTCTTAG
- the LOC133693190 gene encoding shikimate O-hydroxycinnamoyltransferase-like, with translation MVKVDIRIKDSTIVLPAEETPKKSLWSSNLDLLVPIVHVPTIYFYKPVNDCSSFFNPQVLKEALSKALVPFYHMAGRLEKDENGRMSILCNAKGVLFVEAETSSTTDELGDFTPHFEMLQFIPEVDRSNIFSYPLLLLQATFFKCGGVCLGVGLHHILGDGTSAIHFINSWSEIARGLSLTTPPFIDRTLLDARVPPIPAMHHVEYDPPPPLNTHNSGDQTPEIQTNPEPTCAKILTITFDQLRTLKNKSRKDVGDGTINYSTFETLAAHIWQCTCKARGISNDQATKLHIPTDGRSRLNPPLPAGYCGNVLFTTAVLGLSGEIQSKPLVDTIAKIRGALKRMDNEYLRSAIDYLQVQADLEALKRGPRTFKSPNLNIVSWMTMPIYDADFGWGRPYFMGPAIVGFEGMAYIARCPNNDGSLMIFTCLESNHMELFKKFFYDF, from the exons atggtaaaagttgataTTCGAATAAAAGACTCAACTATTGTACTTCCTGCCGAAGAGACACCAAAAAAAAGCCTATGGAGCTCAAATCTGGACCTCTTGGTGCCAATTGTACACGTCCCAACAATATACTTCTACAAGCCAGTTAATGATTGTTCCAGTTTTTTTAACCCTCAAGTGCTCAAGGAGGCTCTGAGCAAGGCTCTTGTGCCGTTCTACCATATGGCAGGGAGGTTAGAGAAGGATGAAAATGGTAGAATGTCGATATTGTGTAACGCCAAAGGGGTTTTATTTGTCGAGGCTGAAACAAGCTCTACCACTGATGAACTGGGGGATTTTACTCCCCACTTTGAGATGCTGCAGTTCATTCCAGAAGTTGATCGTTCAAACATATTTTCCTATCCTCTACTACTGTTACAG GCAACCTTTTTCAAATGTGGAGGAGTATGTCTTGGAGTTGGCTTACACCATATCTTGGGAGATGGAACTTCTGCAATCCATTTTATCAACTCGTGGTCTGAAATTGCAAGAGGACTATCTCTTACCACCCCACCGTTCATTGACCGTACCTTGCTTGATGCTCGAGTTCCGCCTATCCCTGCTATGCATCACGTAGAATATGACCCCCCTCCTCCCCTGAACACCCATAACTCCGGTGACCAAACCCCAGAAATCCAAACAAATCCTGAACCCACTTGTGCAAAAATCCTCACCATCACATTTGATCAACTCCGAACCCTAAAAAACAAGTCTAGAAAAGACGTTGGTGATGGCACTATCAACTATAGCACCTTTGAAACCCTAGCAGCACATATTTGGCAATGCACCTGCAAGGCACGTGGAATCTCGAACGACCAAGCAACAAAATTACACATTCCAACAGATGGGCGATCTAGATTGAACCCACCATTGCCAGCCGGATACTGTGGCAATGTTCTTTTCACAACAGCAGTTTTAGGTTTATCAGGCGAAATCCAATCAAAGCCATTGGTGGATACCATAGCAAAAATCCGTGGAGCATTGAAAAGAATGGACAATGAATATTTGAGATCAGCCATTGATTATTTGCAAGTCCAGGCTGATTTAGAAGCTTTGAAGCGAGGGCCACGCACATTTAAGAGTCCAAACCTCAATATTGTGAGTTGGATGACAATGCCGATATATGATGCTGATTTTGGTTGGGGTCGACCTTATTTTATGGGGCCAGCAATTGTTGGCTTCGAGGGCATGGCATACATTGCTCGATGCCCAAATAATGATGGGAGCTTAATGATATTTACTTGCTTAGAAAGCAATCACATGGAACTCTTCAAGAAGTTCTTTTACGATTTCTAA
- the LOC133694239 gene encoding shikimate O-hydroxycinnamoyltransferase-like produces MVRVEIRTKLSTIVRPAEDTPEKSLWSSNLDLLVPMVHIPTVYFYKPVNGSSNFFDPQVLKEALSKALVPFHHMAGRLEKDENGRMSILCNAKGVLFVEAETSSTIDEAGDFTPHSEMLQFIPEVDRSNIFSYPLLLAQATFFKCGGVCLGVGLHHILGDGTSAIHFINSWSEIARGLSLTNPPFIDRTLLDARVPPIPAMHHVEYDPPPTLNTHNSGDQTLEIQSNPKPTCAKILTITFEQLRTLKNKSRKDVVDGTINYSTFETLAAHIWQCTCKARGISNDQATKLHIPTDGRSRLNPPLPAGYCGNALFTTAVLGLSGEIQSKPLVHTIAKIRGALKRMDNEYLRSAIDYLHVQTNIEALKRGPHTFNNPNINIVSWMTMPIYDADFGWGRPSFMGPAVVLFEGMAYITRSPSNDGSFKIFICLESNHMELFKKFFYDF; encoded by the exons ATGGTAAGAGTTGAAATTCGAACAAAACTGTCAACTATTGTGCGACCTGCCGAAGACACGCCAGAAAAAAGCCTATGGAGCTCAAATCTGGATCTCTTGGTGCCAATGGTACACATCCCAACAGTATACTTCTACAAGCCAGTTAATGGTTCTTCCAATTTTTTTGACCCTCAAGTGCTCAAGGAGGCTCTGAGCAAGGCTCTTGTGCCATTCCATCATATGGCAGGGAGATTAGAGAAGGATGAAAATGGTAGGATGTCGATATTGTGTAACGCCAAAGGGGTTTTATTTGTCGAGGCTGAAACAAGCTCTACCATTGATGAAGCGGGTGATTTTACTCCCCACTCTGAGATGCTGCAGTTCATTCCAGAAGTCGATCGTTCAAACATATTTTCCTATCCTCTACTACTCGCACAG GCAACCTTCTTCAAATGTGGAGGAGTATGTCTTGGAGTTGGCTTACACCATATCTTGGGAGATGGAACTTCTGCAATCCATTTTATCAACTCATGGTCTGAAATAGCAAGAGGACTATCTCTTACCAACCCACCGTTCATTGACCGTACCTTGCTTGATGCTCGAGTTCCTCCTATCCCTGCTATGCATCACGTAGAATACGACCCCCCTCCTACCTTGAACACCCATAACTCCGGTGACCAAACCCTAGAAATCCAATCAAATCCGAAACCCACTTGTGCAAAAATCCTAACCATCACATTTGAGCAACTCCGTACCCTAAAAAACAAGTCTAGAAAAGACGTTGTTGATGGCACTATCAACTATAGCACCTTTGAAACCCTTGCAGCACATATTTGGCAATGCACCTGCAAGGCACGTGGAATCTCGAACGACCAAGCAACAAAATTACACATTCCAACAGATGGGCGATCTAGATTGAACCCACCATTGCCAGCCGGATACTGTGGCAATGCTCTTTTCACAACAGCAGTTTTAGGTTTATCAGGCGAAATCCAATCAAAGCCATTGGTGCATACCATAGCAAAAATCCGTGGAGCATTGAAAAGAATGGACAACGAATATTTGAGATCAGCCATTGATTATTTGCATGTCCAGACTAACATAGAAGCTTTGAAGCGAGGGCCACACACATTTAATAATCCAAACATCAATATTGTGAGTTGGATGACAATGCCGATATATGATGCTGACTTTGGTTGGGGTCGACCCTCTTTTATGGGGCCAGCAGTCGTTCTCTTCGAAGGCATGGCATACATAACTCGAAGCCCAAGTAATGATGGGAGCTTCAAGATATTTATTTGCTTAGAAAGCAATCACATGGAACTCTTCAAGAAGTTCTTCTACGATTTTTAA
- the LOC133695456 gene encoding cullin-1-like: MKMDADMMLNEKLKKIDDVITKKMIMDGHPVIPFTPAEKMIAYECVYTLCTRKRRDSCSLVYEKYTNCLSERIQERVLPVLMDKHGTELLTEITRLWLEYKEFASFLSKTFADLDNFYIRRKIHPSPADFMRYYFCNLVCDELFSKLQEAMMRLIIQEREGGQIDRNLLKKVLDFFLEAGRNGTTDYYEKLEQIMLAEAAAYYSQLSLEWWFWGDSFSNYLRKVDWCLNQEEARAELYPSPTTKTKILDVMKYVLLERNAKKWAQKQNAEGMAAEDQELLSKYASLKLE; the protein is encoded by the exons ATGAAGATGGATGCTGACATGATGTTGAATGAAAAGCTAAAGAAGATAGATGATGTAATTACGAAGAAGATGATTATGGATGGACACCCTGTGATTCCATTTACACCTGCGGAAAAAATGATTGCTTATGA GTGCGTATACACTTTGTGCACAAGGAAGCGTAGGGACTCTTGCAGCCTGGTTTATGAGAAGTATACGAACTGTTTAAGTGAGAGAATTCAAGAAAGG GTACTTCCAGTGTTAATGGACAAACATGGTACAGAACTTTTAACAGAAATCACGCGATTATGGCTGGAGTATAAGGAATTTGCAAGCTTTTTGTCAAAAACCTTTGCAGACCTGGATAATTTCTACATTCGTAGGAAAATACATCCATCACCTGCTGACTTCATGAGATATtacttctgcaatttg GTCTGTGATGAGCTATTCAGTAAATTGCAGGAAGCAATGATGAGGCTG ATCATTCAAGAGCGTGAAGGGGGGCAGATTGATCGGAACCTACTAAAGAAGgtacttgatttctttttagaGGCTGGAAGGAATGGAACCACCGACTATTATGAAAAACTTGAGCAGATAATGCTAGCAGAAGCTGCTGCTTACTACTCTCAGTTATCTTTGGAGTGGTGGTTTTGGGGTGATTCCTTTTCCAACTACCTGCGGAAG GTTGATTGGTGCTTGAACCAGGAGGAAGCCAGAGCAGAACTCTACCCATCCCCgaccaccaaaacaaaaatactgGAT GTGATGAAATATGTTTTGCTGGAAAGAAACGCAAAGAAGTGGGCTCAGAAGCAAAACGCCGAGGGGATGGCAGCTGAAGATCAG GAGCTGTTATCCAAATATGCTAGCTTGAAGCTTGAATAG
- the LOC133694311 gene encoding cullin-1-like, with protein sequence MDVDMMLNEKLKMIDDAITKKKTIMDCHPEVPLTSEEKMNAYDSVYTLCNQKRRDYSNLVYEKYTNCLTEIIQERALPVLMDKHGTELLTEVIRLWSEYKEFASFLSKIFAYLDRYYIHRKGLLSLADSMRYYFCNLVCDKLFSKLQEAMMRLIIQEREGGQIDRNLLKTVSYLLFEVGGIGTTNCYEKIEQIMLAEVAAHYSQLSLDWWFWGDSFSNYLRKVDWCLNQEEARAELYPSQTTKTKILDVMKYVLLERNAKKWAQKQNAEGMAAEDQELLSKYASLKLE encoded by the exons ATGGATGTTGACATGATGTTGAATGAGAAGCTAAAGATGATAGATGATGCAATTACGAAGAAGAAGACGATAATGGATTGTCACCCTGAGGTTCCATTAACATCTGAGGAAAAAATGAACGCTTACGA CTCTGTATACACTTTGTGCAATCAGAAAAGGCGAGACTACAGCAACCTGGTTTATGAGAAGTACACGAACTGTTTAACTGAGATCATTCAAGAAAGG GCACTTCCTGTGTTAATGGACAAACATGGCACAGAACTTTTAACAGAAGTCATCCGATTGTGGTCGGAGTATAAGGAATTTGCAAGCTTTTTGTCGAAAATCTTTGCATACCTGGATAGGTACTACATCCATAGGAAAGGACTCCTATCACTTGCTGACTCCATGAGATATTACTTCTGCAATCTG GTCTGTGATAAGCTATTCAGTAAATTGCAGGAAGCAATGATGAGGCTG ATCATTCAAGAGCGTGAAGGGGGGCAGATTGATCGGAACCTACTAAAGACTGTATCTTATTTACTTTTTGAGGTGGGGGGAATAGGAACCACCAACTGTTATGAAAAAATCGAGCAGATAATGCTAGCAGAAGTTGCTGCCCACTACTCTCAGCTATCTCTGGATTGGTGGTTTTGGGGTGATTCCTTTTCCAACTACCTGCGGAAG GTTGATTGGTGCTTGAACCAGGAGGAAGCCAGAGCAGAACTCTACCCATCCCAgaccaccaaaacaaaaatactgGAT GTGATGAAATATGTTTTGCTGGAAAGAAACGCAAAGAAGTGGGCTCAGAAGCAAAACGCCGAGGGGATGGCAGCTGAAGATCAG GAGCTGTTATCCAAATATGCTAGCCTGAAGCTTGAATAG